A region of Subdoligranulum variabile DNA encodes the following proteins:
- a CDS encoding ABC transporter permease has translation MSFLELLKIEFMKVKRSKIVPLIFIAPLLVVASGVASLSRYFTPEYTNAWPAMFIQSALVYAYYLLPFSMIVVCVMIAGRETGNNGILKMLALPVSRYALSIAKFCVLAFYLFMEMVVFLAVFVIAGLIATQTMGVTETLPILYLLKWCLGLFLTMLPCIAAMWAITVLFEKPLLSVGLNLLLVIPGILVANTPLWIVYPYCYSGYLVSCSLHDFTAETSDAAFSLFPFLPCAIIVFGLLFALAVTRFGKKEMR, from the coding sequence ATGAGCTTTTTGGAACTGCTCAAAATTGAGTTTATGAAGGTAAAACGTTCAAAGATCGTGCCGCTGATCTTTATCGCACCACTGTTGGTGGTTGCCTCCGGGGTTGCAAGCCTGAGCCGCTATTTTACCCCGGAATATACAAACGCATGGCCTGCCATGTTCATTCAGAGCGCACTGGTTTATGCGTATTACCTGTTGCCGTTCAGTATGATTGTTGTCTGTGTAATGATTGCAGGCCGGGAAACCGGTAACAATGGCATCTTAAAAATGCTGGCGTTGCCGGTCAGCCGATACGCGCTTTCGATTGCCAAGTTCTGTGTGCTGGCATTTTACCTGTTCATGGAAATGGTGGTGTTTCTTGCAGTGTTTGTAATTGCGGGATTGATTGCGACACAGACGATGGGAGTAACAGAAACCTTGCCGATCCTGTATCTGCTGAAATGGTGCCTGGGGCTGTTCCTGACAATGCTGCCGTGTATTGCGGCTATGTGGGCAATCACGGTTCTGTTTGAAAAGCCGCTTCTTTCCGTTGGGTTGAATTTGCTGCTTGTAATTCCCGGTATCTTGGTTGCGAATACGCCGCTGTGGATTGTTTATCCGTACTGTTACAGTGGCTATCTCGTTTCCTGCTCTCTCCATGACTTTACAGCAGAAACCTCCGATGCCGCTTTTTCGCTGTTTCCGTTCCTGCCATGTGCGATCATCGTGTTCGGTCTGCTTTTCGCGCTGGCTGTCACCCGCTTTGGGAAAAAAGAAATGAGGTAA
- a CDS encoding RNA polymerase sigma factor, with protein MQKINLRDLYPDTYKTDVFVDVAEEVLAAIRGQEQDDAAYERRKFRHKAHYSLNREDGIENDALNRPLTPEEILEQKQLREEVYAALMKLPAIQARRIYARFYLGMTVAEIAQIEGTDRRRVWDSIRRGLKKLARLLDTAR; from the coding sequence ATGCAGAAGATCAATCTTCGGGACCTGTATCCCGATACATATAAAACTGATGTCTTTGTGGACGTAGCCGAGGAAGTCTTGGCCGCAATCCGGGGCCAGGAGCAGGACGATGCCGCCTATGAGCGCCGGAAGTTCCGGCACAAGGCCCATTACTCTCTGAACCGGGAGGATGGCATTGAAAACGATGCCCTCAACCGGCCACTCACCCCGGAGGAAATCCTGGAGCAGAAGCAGCTGCGGGAAGAAGTGTATGCCGCGCTGATGAAGCTACCCGCCATCCAGGCCCGGCGTATCTACGCCCGGTTTTACCTGGGCATGACAGTGGCCGAGATCGCCCAGATCGAGGGCACCGACCGCCGCCGTGTGTGGGACAGCATCCGGCGCGGGCTGAAGAAGCTGGCGCGTCTGCTGGACACGGCCCGGTAA
- a CDS encoding ABC transporter ATP-binding protein, with protein sequence MDLLEVKNISKTYGTGEATVHALKDATFSVPKGEFVAVVGESGSGKSTLLNMIGALDTPTSGKVFIDSKDIFSMKERNLTVFRRRNIGFIFQSFNLIPELTVEQNIIFPVLLDYQKPNKKYLEELLTVLGLKEWRNHLPSQLSGGQQQRVAIGRALITRPALILADEPTGNLDTQNTSEVIALLKEASRLYEQTIVMITHSQSIAQTADRILQVSDGVVTDFGRCRE encoded by the coding sequence ATGGATTTGTTAGAAGTTAAGAATATCTCCAAAACATACGGGACCGGCGAGGCTACGGTTCATGCTTTGAAAGACGCCACCTTCTCCGTCCCCAAAGGTGAGTTTGTTGCAGTTGTCGGTGAGTCTGGTTCCGGCAAAAGTACGCTGCTGAATATGATCGGCGCACTGGACACTCCCACTTCCGGCAAAGTGTTCATCGACAGTAAAGACATTTTCTCGATGAAGGAACGCAACCTGACGGTATTCCGCCGACGGAATATCGGCTTCATCTTCCAGAGTTTTAATCTGATTCCGGAACTGACGGTAGAACAGAACATCATCTTCCCAGTGCTGCTGGACTACCAGAAGCCAAACAAAAAGTATCTGGAAGAACTGCTGACGGTGCTGGGCCTGAAAGAGTGGCGCAATCATCTGCCCAGCCAGCTTTCCGGCGGCCAACAGCAACGTGTGGCGATAGGCCGCGCTCTGATTACCCGTCCGGCCCTGATTCTGGCCGACGAGCCGACCGGCAACCTGGACACCCAAAATACCAGTGAGGTCATCGCTCTGCTGAAAGAAGCCTCCAGGCTGTATGAGCAGACCATCGTTATGATTACCCATAGTCAGAGTATCGCCCAGACCGCTGACCGCATTTTGCAGGTATCAGATGGTGTGGTGACGGATTTTGGGAGGTGCCGGGAATGA
- a CDS encoding biosynthetic peptidoglycan transglycosylase produces MRTLRKTIVRLLLLVIAAAVMAGCVLIGRGYQMYQAALTQQSLESKVEEIQSDPGYTELSGLPEMYLNAVVAVEDHRFEQHFGIDLIAIGRAAWNNLTTWSLREGGSTITQQLAKNMYFTQEKSFIRKVAEMFMAFRLERAYTKEEILELYVNSIYFGDGYYGIGDACEGYLSESPIEMTDYECTLMAGIPNAPSVYSLTENPALAEQRQKYVVKQMVKYDYITEDQAKTITK; encoded by the coding sequence ATGAGGACATTGAGAAAAACCATTGTGCGGCTGTTGCTTCTGGTAATTGCCGCAGCGGTTATGGCAGGATGTGTGTTGATTGGCCGTGGCTACCAGATGTATCAGGCGGCGCTGACCCAGCAAAGTCTTGAAAGCAAAGTAGAGGAAATTCAGTCAGATCCGGGCTATACGGAATTATCAGGACTTCCTGAAATGTATCTGAATGCCGTTGTGGCCGTTGAGGATCATCGTTTTGAACAGCATTTTGGAATTGATCTGATTGCCATAGGACGGGCCGCATGGAATAACCTAACCACTTGGAGCCTGCGGGAAGGCGGCAGCACAATTACGCAACAGCTTGCAAAAAATATGTATTTCACGCAGGAAAAGAGCTTTATTCGCAAGGTAGCAGAAATGTTTATGGCGTTCCGGCTGGAACGCGCTTACACGAAAGAGGAAATTCTGGAGTTGTATGTCAATTCCATTTATTTTGGAGATGGCTATTACGGCATTGGTGACGCCTGCGAAGGTTATTTGAGTGAATCTCCCATTGAAATGACGGATTATGAGTGTACCCTCATGGCGGGGATTCCCAATGCGCCCTCCGTGTACTCCTTGACAGAAAATCCCGCTTTGGCGGAGCAGCGGCAGAAATATGTGGTCAAACAGATGGTAAAGTACGACTATATTACCGAAGATCAGGCAAAGACAATTACAAAATAA
- a CDS encoding ABC transporter permease codes for MNVLSIELRKEKRTGVIPVLLAVGVLGAAYAFVNFLVRKDTLLNLPLAPMDVLLTQLYGVIMILNLFGIVVATCMIYNMEFKGSAIKKMYMLPMSVPAMYLCKFLILTVMFLIAIVLQNLALMQIGMTDLPEGAFEMGTLVRFAGYSFLTSMPVLSFMLLISSRFENMWIPLGVGVAGFLSGMALASSNLAVLMAHPFVLMLKPAVAMSAQPDMTVSVVSLIETVLFLAIALWLAKSKRYE; via the coding sequence ATGAATGTACTGTCAATCGAACTTCGGAAAGAAAAGCGAACCGGCGTCATTCCTGTGTTGCTGGCTGTTGGCGTGTTAGGTGCAGCCTACGCATTTGTAAATTTCCTTGTGAGGAAAGACACGCTTCTCAATTTGCCGCTGGCCCCGATGGATGTTCTGCTGACCCAGCTCTACGGTGTAATTATGATCCTGAACCTGTTCGGCATCGTGGTTGCCACCTGCATGATCTACAACATGGAGTTTAAGGGCAGCGCCATTAAGAAGATGTATATGCTCCCTATGAGCGTTCCGGCTATGTACCTATGCAAATTTCTGATTCTGACGGTCATGTTTTTGATTGCAATCGTACTGCAAAATTTAGCGCTTATGCAGATCGGCATGACAGACTTGCCGGAAGGAGCATTTGAGATGGGAACACTGGTGCGCTTTGCCGGATACTCTTTCCTCACATCCATGCCGGTGTTATCGTTTATGTTGCTGATTTCTTCGCGCTTTGAAAATATGTGGATACCACTCGGTGTAGGGGTAGCTGGATTTTTAAGCGGTATGGCGCTGGCCAGTTCAAATCTTGCTGTCCTGATGGCTCATCCTTTTGTGCTTATGCTGAAACCGGCAGTTGCCATGAGCGCCCAGCCCGATATGACTGTGAGCGTGGTATCTCTGATAGAGACTGTTTTGTTCCTTGCTATCGCACTGTGGCTGGCGAAAAGCAAACGCTATGAGTAA
- a CDS encoding RNA polymerase sigma factor, with amino-acid sequence MQKINLRELYPDVYKTDVFVDVAEEVLAAIQGQEQGDAAYERRKFRHKAHYSLNREDGIENDALNRPLTPEEILEQKQLREEVYAALMKLPAIQARRIYARFYLGMTVAEIAQIEGTDRRRVWASIRRGLKKLARLLDTAR; translated from the coding sequence ATGCAGAAGATCAATCTTCGGGAGCTGTATCCCGATGTGTATAAAACCGATGTCTTTGTGGATGTGGCCGAGGAAGTGCTGGCCGCGATCCAGGGACAGGAGCAGGGCGATGCGGCCTATGAGCGTCGGAAGTTCCGGCACAAGGCCCATTACTCTCTGAACCGGGAGGATGGCATTGAAAACGATGCCCTCAACCGGCCGCTCACCCCGGAGGAAATTCTGGAGCAGAAGCAACTGCGGGAAGAAGTGTATGCTGCGCTGATGAAGCTGCCCGCCATCCAGGCCCGGCGTATCTACGCCCGGTTCTACCTGGGCATGACGGTGGCCGAGATCGCCCAGATCGAGGGCACCGACCGCCGCCGCGTGTGGGCGAGCATCCGTCGCGGGCTGAAGAAGCTGGCGCGCC
- a CDS encoding ABC transporter permease, giving the protein MKSYLSLIPISAKVHRRQSRMTRICIILAVFLVTSIFSLLEMWTNGQTMAMRSNHGDWHIILQNMSEDEAKQIIDSSDVAYSSWYDDINVNADQGYYINGKNAVLYGIEETYVTDIMKYPLEGSYPQNEKEVALSADAKELFNVQIGDNIILNTPAGDFNYTISGFYEDDEDFNDIIDGTCVYMCRATFDEVRSLNGLESMSRFYVRFKNENGLKKTIANIKEQYSLTSENVSENTPVLSLLGASTNESINALYPLAVACFVIILIAGIFMISSCMNSNVAQRTKFFGMMRCIGASKQQIVRFVRLEALNWCKTAIPIGCALGTVTCWVSCAVLKFIVKGEWVDMPLFSVSINGILCGAAVGIITVFIAAQSPAKQASKVSPVAAISGNTGVSGKIVHAANTKFLKVETSLGIHHATGAKKNLILMTGSFALTIMLFLTFSACLDIVHKLLPSVSDFTPDITIASQDDSNSIDPSLAEEISEIPGIESVFGMMYSIECPAEINGNAETVDLYSYGDTMMDSFKKSVISGDMSKIYGNSKYVLAVYSEYTALNVGDKVKIGDEELEIGCVVSEGVGSVSGSAVVVCSEETYTRLTGEQDYAMVGVVLEKDVSEMAVNKIYDLAEGNIIADSREKNSEVSGSYWVFRIAAYSFLAIISLITILNIMNSVSMGVSARIKQYGVMRAVGMGSRQVTKMIAAEAATYSICGTVAGVVLGLLLHHLIYVKVVITHFGGIWKIPFTSIAIILLLVIFSCVISVYAPAKRIRNLAITETINEL; this is encoded by the coding sequence ATGAAAAGTTATCTGAGCTTGATCCCGATTTCTGCAAAGGTGCATAGGCGGCAAAGCCGCATGACACGCATTTGTATCATTCTTGCTGTCTTTCTTGTCACCTCGATTTTTTCTTTGTTAGAGATGTGGACAAATGGACAAACAATGGCAATGAGGAGTAATCATGGCGATTGGCACATTATTCTTCAAAATATGTCCGAAGATGAAGCAAAACAGATTATAGATAGCTCTGATGTAGCGTATTCTTCTTGGTATGATGATATAAATGTTAATGCAGACCAGGGTTATTATATCAATGGGAAAAATGCTGTGCTGTATGGTATTGAGGAAACTTATGTTACGGATATTATGAAATATCCGTTGGAAGGCTCATATCCACAAAACGAAAAAGAAGTTGCTCTTAGTGCAGACGCAAAGGAACTCTTTAACGTCCAGATAGGCGACAACATTATCTTGAATACACCTGCGGGAGATTTTAATTATACTATATCAGGGTTTTATGAAGATGACGAGGATTTTAACGATATTATTGACGGGACCTGTGTGTATATGTGCAGAGCCACGTTTGATGAAGTGCGAAGCCTAAATGGGTTGGAATCCATGTCTCGATTTTATGTTCGCTTTAAGAATGAGAACGGTTTGAAAAAAACGATTGCCAATATAAAAGAGCAGTATTCCCTCACATCTGAAAATGTCAGTGAGAATACACCCGTTTTGAGCCTGTTGGGAGCAAGTACAAATGAAAGTATAAATGCGCTTTATCCTTTAGCGGTAGCTTGCTTTGTTATCATTCTAATCGCAGGAATTTTTATGATTTCAAGCTGTATGAACAGCAATGTGGCGCAACGGACAAAATTTTTTGGAATGATGCGCTGTATTGGTGCAAGCAAACAGCAGATTGTACGTTTTGTTAGGCTTGAGGCGTTGAATTGGTGTAAAACCGCAATTCCTATTGGCTGTGCATTGGGAACAGTAACTTGTTGGGTATCGTGTGCGGTATTAAAATTTATCGTAAAAGGCGAATGGGTAGATATGCCGCTGTTTTCGGTGAGTATAAACGGTATCCTTTGTGGAGCTGCCGTCGGTATTATCACTGTATTTATCGCAGCCCAATCACCGGCTAAACAGGCGTCAAAGGTTTCCCCTGTGGCAGCAATATCTGGTAACACAGGCGTATCGGGAAAAATTGTCCATGCAGCAAATACCAAATTTCTCAAAGTGGAAACCTCTCTTGGTATCCATCATGCAACAGGAGCTAAGAAAAATTTAATCCTTATGACAGGCTCCTTTGCACTTACGATTATGCTCTTTCTGACATTCTCAGCCTGCCTTGATATTGTTCATAAGCTGCTTCCGTCGGTGAGTGATTTTACTCCGGACATTACGATCGCAAGTCAAGATGATTCGAATTCCATAGACCCGAGTTTGGCAGAAGAAATTTCGGAGATACCAGGAATAGAGTCTGTTTTTGGCATGATGTATAGTATAGAATGTCCTGCTGAAATTAACGGAAATGCGGAAACGGTTGATCTATATTCCTACGGGGATACCATGATGGACAGCTTCAAAAAATCCGTTATCAGCGGAGATATGTCAAAGATATATGGAAATTCCAAATATGTGTTGGCAGTATATAGTGAATACACCGCCTTGAATGTCGGAGATAAGGTTAAAATTGGAGACGAAGAACTTGAAATTGGGTGCGTTGTGTCCGAGGGTGTAGGAAGCGTTAGTGGTTCAGCAGTTGTGGTATGTTCGGAAGAAACTTATACGCGCTTAACAGGAGAACAGGATTACGCTATGGTAGGCGTTGTATTGGAAAAAGATGTGTCCGAAATGGCAGTAAATAAAATTTACGATTTGGCAGAGGGAAATATAATTGCAGATAGCAGGGAGAAAAACAGCGAAGTAAGTGGCTCTTATTGGGTATTCCGAATTGCTGCGTATAGTTTTTTGGCGATTATTTCCCTTATTACCATATTGAATATTATGAACAGCGTTTCAATGGGCGTATCTGCAAGAATTAAGCAATATGGGGTCATGCGTGCGGTTGGAATGGGAAGCAGACAGGTAACAAAAATGATAGCTGCTGAAGCTGCTACATACTCTATTTGCGGCACAGTAGCCGGGGTTGTACTTGGATTGCTGCTGCACCATCTGATTTATGTAAAGGTTGTTATTACCCATTTTGGTGGTATTTGGAAGATTCCTTTTACTTCGATTGCAATCATACTTTTACTGGTCATTTTCTCATGTGTTATATCCGTTTACGCTCCGGCAAAACGCATACGCAACTTGGCAATTACTGAAACAATCAACGAATTATAA
- a CDS encoding ABC transporter permease, with translation MRSYLSLIPISAKVHRRQNRMTLLCIIFAVFMVTAIFSMAEMGARIEQSRLSDKHGDFSLVDSLVDTVMGQTLMVTAVVMFLLVLIAGVLMISSSMNSSVAQRTQFFGMMRCIGMSKQQIIRFVRLEALNWCKTAVPIGLVLGILASWVLCAVLRFLVGEEFSNIPLFGISGIGIVSGILVGVISVLLAARTPAKHAAKVSPVAAVTGNSETVKTGHHAVHTGFLRIETTLGVHHAVAAKKNLFLMISSFALSIILFLSFSVLIDFVDHLMPQSAATSDIDISSSDGANSIDSDLVQTLTNMEGVKQVYGRRSSFDVAAGLDGDTTLSSTVDLVSFDDFDLKALQKDGTLRWGSDLSKVYGDSGYVLATWDQNSSWAVGDTILVGNEQLTIAGLLKYDPFSGDGLTGGKITLITSGETFTRLTGITDYSLIMIQTTSGVTDEEVAAIRQIVEQNGYTMNDKRDERTSGTYFAFVACVYAFLGIITLVTVMNIMNSISMSVSARIKQYGSMRAVGMDGRQLSKMILAEAFTYAFWGCFIGCAIGLPFSKMMYDFLITNQFPYASWSLPVGSLAVIVLFVIAAAVLAAYSPAKRIRTISVTETINEL, from the coding sequence ATGAGAAGTTATTTGAGCCTGATCCCCATCTCTGCAAAGGTTCACCGGCGGCAAAACCGCATGACGCTGCTCTGCATCATTTTCGCCGTGTTTATGGTCACAGCTATTTTCAGCATGGCGGAAATGGGCGCTCGGATTGAACAATCCAGGCTGTCAGATAAACATGGTGATTTTTCGCTCGTTGACAGTCTGGTGGACACCGTAATGGGACAGACGCTGATGGTTACGGCGGTTGTAATGTTTCTGCTGGTTCTGATTGCCGGGGTACTGATGATCTCCAGCAGCATGAACAGCAGTGTGGCGCAGCGCACTCAGTTCTTTGGCATGATGCGCTGCATCGGCATGAGTAAGCAGCAGATTATCCGCTTTGTCCGTCTGGAAGCCCTGAACTGGTGCAAAACCGCCGTTCCCATTGGCCTTGTCTTGGGAATTTTGGCTTCCTGGGTATTATGCGCTGTCTTACGATTTCTTGTCGGGGAAGAATTCTCCAACATTCCGCTGTTTGGTATCAGCGGCATTGGAATTGTCAGTGGTATTTTGGTTGGTGTGATTAGCGTCCTGTTGGCAGCGAGGACTCCGGCCAAACACGCCGCAAAGGTTTCTCCCGTTGCGGCGGTTACTGGAAATTCTGAAACGGTAAAAACGGGTCACCACGCCGTCCATACAGGCTTTCTCAGGATTGAAACAACGCTGGGGGTTCATCATGCTGTGGCCGCAAAGAAGAACCTGTTTTTAATGATTAGCTCCTTTGCCCTGAGTATTATTCTGTTTTTGAGCTTTTCTGTCCTGATTGATTTTGTCGATCACCTGATGCCGCAATCGGCTGCCACCTCTGATATTGACATTTCAAGCAGCGATGGGGCTAATTCTATTGACAGCGATCTGGTGCAGACACTTACAAATATGGAAGGTGTCAAACAGGTTTACGGACGCAGAAGCAGCTTCGACGTGGCTGCTGGCCTGGACGGAGACACGACCCTTTCCAGCACTGTGGATTTGGTTTCCTTTGACGATTTTGACCTGAAGGCTCTCCAAAAAGACGGTACGCTTCGTTGGGGCAGTGACTTATCAAAGGTCTATGGCGACAGCGGGTATGTCCTTGCAACCTGGGATCAGAACAGTTCCTGGGCCGTAGGTGATACCATCCTTGTAGGGAACGAGCAGCTCACGATTGCCGGGCTGTTGAAATATGACCCGTTCAGCGGAGATGGCCTTACTGGCGGGAAGATCACGCTGATTACATCTGGCGAGACATTCACCCGGTTGACTGGTATCACCGACTATTCACTGATTATGATTCAGACAACTTCCGGTGTAACGGATGAGGAAGTGGCCGCAATTCGTCAGATCGTGGAGCAAAACGGTTATACCATGAACGATAAGCGGGACGAGCGTACATCCGGCACCTATTTTGCCTTTGTTGCCTGCGTCTATGCTTTCCTTGGTATTATCACGCTGGTTACTGTGATGAACATCATGAACAGCATCTCTATGAGTGTATCGGCCCGCATCAAGCAGTATGGTTCCATGCGGGCGGTGGGCATGGATGGCCGCCAGCTTTCCAAGATGATTCTGGCAGAAGCCTTCACCTATGCTTTTTGGGGCTGCTTCATTGGCTGCGCGATTGGCTTGCCCTTCAGCAAAATGATGTACGATTTCCTTATCACAAACCAATTCCCTTATGCGTCCTGGAGCCTGCCTGTCGGGTCGCTGGCCGTCATCGTCCTGTTTGTCATTGCCGCGGCGGTGCTTGCCGCTTATTCTCCGGCAAAACGGATACGAACCATCTCGGTGACGGAAACCATCAACGAACTGTAA
- a CDS encoding helix-turn-helix domain-containing protein: MDYMTLKEASAIWGVTPRWINYYCSSGRIPGAIKMGTVWLIPKDSQKPADRRFKSTRCKDGENK, translated from the coding sequence ATGGACTATATGACACTGAAGGAAGCAAGTGCAATATGGGGAGTAACCCCACGCTGGATAAACTATTATTGTTCTTCTGGACGGATTCCTGGCGCAATAAAAATGGGAACCGTCTGGTTGATACCTAAAGATTCTCAAAAGCCCGCCGACAGAAGATTCAAAAGCACACGCTGTAAGGATGGTGAAAACAAATGA
- a CDS encoding ABC transporter ATP-binding protein yields the protein MDLLEVKNISKTYGTGEATVHALKDATFSVPKGEFVAVVGESGSGKSTLLNMIGALDTPTSGKVFIDGKDIFSMKERNLTVFRRRNIGFIFQSFNLIPELTVEQNIIFPVLLDYQKPNKKYLEELLTVLGLKERRNHLPSQLSGGQQQRVAIGRALITRPALILADEPTGNLDTQNTSEVIALLKEASRLYEQTIVMITHSQSIAQTADRILRVSDGVVTDLGRCKE from the coding sequence ATGGATTTGTTAGAAGTTAAGAATATCTCAAAAACATACGGGACCGGCGAGGCTACGGTTCATGCTTTGAAAGACGCCACCTTCTCCGTCCCCAAAGGTGAGTTTGTTGCGGTTGTCGGTGAGTCTGGTTCCGGCAAAAGTACGCTGCTGAATATGATCGGCGCGCTGGACACTCCCACTTCGGGGAAGGTGTTCATTGACGGAAAAGATATTTTTTCGATGAAAGAGCGTAACCTGACGGTGTTCCGCCGACGAAACATCGGCTTCATCTTCCAGAGTTTCAACCTGATCCCAGAGCTGACGGTAGAACAGAACATCATCTTCCCGGTGCTGCTGGACTACCAGAAGCCAAACAAAAAGTATCTGGAAGAACTGCTGACGGTGCTGGGCCTGAAAGAGCGGCGCAATCATCTGCCCAGCCAGCTTTCCGGCGGCCAACAGCAACGTGTGGCGATAGGCCGCGCTCTGATTACCCGTCCGGCCCTGATTCTGGCCGACGAGCCGACCGGCAACCTGGACACCCAAAATACCAGTGAGGTGATCGCTCTGCTGAAAGAAGCCTCCAGGCTATATGAGCAGACCATCGTTATGATTACCCACAGTCAGAGTATCGCCCAGACCGCCGATCGCATTTTGCGGGTGTCGGACGGTGTGGTGACGGATTTGGGGAGGTGCAAGGAATGA
- a CDS encoding sensor histidine kinase: MKILVNRKIKRLFLCVLLSVAVFTAASVLTICLGLNNAALYVAIAAVLMTLIIFAALYWYFRDQSKTMNEAIAQIREYIAGNRNARIECDDEGDLYKLFHEVNSLVTILNAHAENEGRAKTFMKDTISDISHQLKTPLAALNIYNGLMQQEVNDSPELKEFTSLSEQELDRIENLVQNLLKITKLDAGTITLEKQPQNVADMMGYIERHFAYQAQQQGKTLILSGDEEVTLVCDQTWLIEAISNIVKNAFDHTKAGATIRIAWRAFASMVQIIVSDNGSGIHPEDLPHIFKRFYRSRFSKDTQGIGLGLPLAKAIIEDHNGTIEVNSTLGVGTTFTINFLNPTKL; encoded by the coding sequence ATGAAAATACTGGTCAATCGAAAAATTAAACGGCTATTTCTGTGTGTGTTGCTATCGGTGGCAGTGTTCACCGCAGCTTCCGTTCTCACAATTTGCCTGGGACTGAATAACGCGGCCCTTTATGTGGCAATCGCTGCCGTGCTGATGACGCTCATCATTTTTGCTGCCCTGTATTGGTATTTTCGGGATCAAAGCAAAACCATGAATGAAGCCATAGCACAAATTCGGGAATATATTGCTGGGAACCGAAATGCCCGTATCGAATGCGATGATGAGGGTGATCTGTACAAGCTGTTCCATGAGGTCAATTCCCTGGTAACAATTTTGAACGCTCATGCCGAGAACGAAGGGCGCGCAAAAACCTTTATGAAGGATACCATTTCAGACATTTCCCATCAGTTGAAAACGCCATTGGCCGCTCTCAATATTTATAATGGTCTAATGCAGCAGGAGGTAAACGACAGCCCGGAACTGAAAGAGTTCACCTCTCTCTCCGAGCAGGAATTAGATCGGATTGAAAACCTTGTCCAAAACCTTTTGAAAATCACAAAATTGGACGCGGGAACCATTACACTGGAAAAGCAGCCCCAAAATGTTGCGGATATGATGGGATATATTGAAAGGCACTTCGCTTACCAGGCACAGCAGCAGGGAAAAACTCTTATTCTTTCAGGGGATGAGGAAGTCACCCTTGTTTGCGACCAGACCTGGCTGATCGAAGCAATCAGCAATATCGTGAAAAACGCTTTCGACCACACAAAAGCAGGAGCTACCATCCGTATTGCATGGCGTGCTTTCGCTTCTATGGTGCAGATTATCGTAAGCGATAATGGCAGCGGTATCCACCCGGAGGATCTGCCCCATATTTTTAAGCGGTTTTACCGCAGCCGTTTTTCCAAAGATACCCAGGGAATTGGCCTGGGATTGCCATTGGCGAAAGCGATTATAGAAGATCATAATGGAACGATTGAGGTGAATAGTACGTTAGGTGTCGGTACGACCTTTACCATCAATTTTCTGAATCCTACAAAATTGTAG
- a CDS encoding response regulator transcription factor, giving the protein MKHIFFVEDDLSLINGLSFAIKKQGYELTIARTSVEAEQLWTNGNYDLVILDVTLPDGSGFDLCRKIRASSKVPIMFLTAADEETDIIMGLDIGGDDYMTKPFKLAVFLSRINALLRRSENFNQEQAETELQSNGIQIQLLKQKVIKNGTPLDLTASEYKLLCLFMENPNIILSPEQILSKLWDCDEKYIDNNTLTVYIRRLRTKVEDNPADPQKIVTVRRMGYKWNTTG; this is encoded by the coding sequence ATGAAGCACATTTTCTTTGTGGAGGATGACTTGAGTTTAATCAACGGCCTATCCTTTGCAATCAAGAAGCAAGGCTATGAACTGACGATTGCGCGTACCAGCGTTGAAGCTGAACAGTTGTGGACGAATGGTAACTATGATCTTGTGATTTTGGATGTGACATTGCCGGACGGATCAGGCTTTGACCTGTGCCGGAAAATCCGGGCATCCTCCAAAGTGCCGATCATGTTTTTGACGGCTGCCGACGAAGAAACGGATATTATCATGGGTCTTGACATTGGCGGCGATGACTATATGACAAAACCATTCAAACTGGCTGTGTTCCTTTCCAGGATCAATGCCTTGCTGCGGCGTAGTGAAAACTTTAATCAGGAACAGGCTGAGACAGAGCTGCAATCCAATGGTATACAGATTCAGCTTCTCAAGCAAAAGGTTATTAAAAACGGGACACCGCTTGACTTAACAGCCAGCGAATATAAATTACTGTGCCTGTTTATGGAAAACCCGAACATCATTCTTTCTCCAGAGCAAATTCTGAGCAAGCTCTGGGATTGTGATGAGAAATACATTGATAACAATACTCTGACTGTGTATATCCGGCGACTCCGAACAAAAGTAGAAGATAACCCTGCCGATCCTCAAAAGATTGTGACGGTCCGACGTATGGGGTATAAATGGAACACAACGGGATGA